One genomic window of Trichomycterus rosablanca isolate fTriRos1 chromosome 1, fTriRos1.hap1, whole genome shotgun sequence includes the following:
- the LOC134315667 gene encoding microfibril-associated glycoprotein 4-like, translating into MIFLWILWMSVAVQSKSLMFQPLDCADIYNDSTYTNGVYMIYTAGPTSGRYVYCDMYTDGGKWTVFQRRMDGTVNFFRGWDQYKNGFGHAAGEYWLGLETIHHLTLKKNYELRVDVEDFDGNKVYAKYTSFSISPMAVNAELDGYRLAVSGFQDGGAGDSLSYHNESKFSTFDRDQDLNEGNCAVLFAGAYWYNSCYLSNTNGLYTWGKDSQLGVNWRSWKGFISVKSITMMMRPVHLT; encoded by the exons ATG ATTTTCTTATGGATTTTATGGATGAGTGTGGCAGTCCAGTCAAAAAGTCTGATGTTCCAGCCTTTGGATTGTGCGGATATTTATAACGACAGTACTTACACAAATGGAGTGTACATGATCTACACTGCAGGTCCCACCTCTGGCCGCTACGTGTACTGTGACATGTACACTGATGGCGGGAAATGGACT GTGTTTCAGAGAAGAATGGATGGCACAGTGAACTTCTTCAGAGGATGGGATCAGTACAAGAATGGCTTTGGGCATGCAGCTGGAGAATACTGGCTGG GACTGGAGACTATTCATCATCTCACCCTGAAGAAGAACTATGAGCTAAGAGTAGATGTGGAGGACTTTGATGGAAATAAGGTCTATGCCAAATACACATCCTTCAGCATTTCTCCAATGGCTGTTAATGCAGAACTGGACGGCTACAGATTGGCGGTGTCTGGTTTTCAAGATGGTGGTGCAG GAGACTCCTTATCCTACCACAATGAATCAAAGTTCTCAACCTTTGACAGAGACCAGGATTTGAATGAGGGCAACTGTGCCGTTTTATTTGCTGGAGCGTACTGGTACAACTCCTGCTACTTATCTAATACCAATGGACTCTACACATGGGGAAAAGACTCACAGCTTGGTGTCAACTGGAGGTCCTGGAAAGGCTTTATTTCAGTAAAAAGCATCACTATGATGATGAGGCCGGTTCATTTGACCTGA